The Aeromicrobium yanjiei DNA segment CAACATCCTCGAGGGACGCTGGTCGTTCCAGGTCGTTGAGGACTACGACGACCACTACTACGCGGCCTTCCGCGACCACGAGCGCCGGGCGCGCGAGGAGCTGGTCGGCGGCCTGCGGCATCTCTTCGAGGCCGAGATGAAGGAGGACCGGCGCACGCACGGGCGCCGTCACCACGAGGCCACACCTGAGAGCTCTTCTTAGGAAACTGGTGTGATTCAGGGCTGCAAGGGCGGGTACACCACCCGGCAGTCGACGAAAGGAGTCCCTCATGGGTCTCGGAGACAAGATCAGCAACGCAGGTGACGACGCCAAGGGCAAGGCGAAGGAAGCCGTTGGCGGCGCCACGAACGACGACGAGCTCGAGCGTCAGGGCAAGGGAGACCAGGCCAAGGCCGATCTCAAGAACGCCGGCGAAAAGGTGAAGGACGCCTTCAAGCACTGAGCGCATCCCGAGTTCACGGGCGCACCGACCACACGCTGGTCGGTGCGCCCGTTCCGTTTGTCGGGGCGTGGACTCAGAGCCGCTCGAGGATCTCCAGCGTGCGGGCCCATGCCGTGGACGACGGGTCGATCACGACGAAGTGATCGCCCTCGACCTCGGTCACGCTCGCATCGGCGCCTGCCTCGGTGGCCTGCGCGACGTAGTCGACGGACTGGCTCAGCGGCACCACGTCGTCGGAGCGGCCGTGGACGCAGCGCACCGGCACCGCGAGGGGGATGAGTCGCGCGGGGTCCGCGAGGGCGTAGCGCTCGTCCACGGCTCCGCCCATGAGCCGGCGCACTGCGCCCGATCCGAGGTCGGCGTCGATCGCCGCGGCGAGGTCGAGCACGCCGGCCTGTGAGATCGCCGCCGTCACCGGCACCGCCGGATCGGCCCAGCTCGACCCGGT contains these protein-coding regions:
- a CDS encoding CsbD family protein, producing MGLGDKISNAGDDAKGKAKEAVGGATNDDELERQGKGDQAKADLKNAGEKVKDAFKH